The following DNA comes from Caulobacter sp. X.
GTGACTACTATCTGGACGCCAAGTTCGCCGACAAGAAGGCCGCCTACCTGGTCTATGTCGAGAAGATGCTGACCCTGGCCGGCTGGCCCAAGCCCGCCGAGAACGCCAAGGCGGTCGTCGATTTCGAGACCAAGCTGGCCGAGGCCTCGTGGACCCGCGTCGAGCGCCGCAACCGCGACAAGACCTACAATCCCGCCACCCTGGCCGAGCTGCAGGCGATGACGCCGGGTTACGACTGGAACCGCTACCTGGTCGGAACCGAGCTGCCGAAGCTGGACCGCGTCATCGTCACGACCAACACCTCGTTCCCCAAGTACGCCAAGATCTACGCGGAAACCCCGCTGGAGACCCTGAAGGCCTGGCAGGCGTTCAAGGTGACCGACGGCGCCGCCCCGATGCTGTCCAAGCGCTTCGCCGACGCCCAGTTCGAGTTCCGCAACAAGACCCTGGCCGGCCAGCCCGAGCAGCGTCCGCGCTGGAAGCGCGCCGTCGCCCAGGTCAACGGCATGCTGGGCGAGGCGGTCGGCAAGGAATATGTCGCCGCCTACTTCCCGCCGGAGTCCAAGGCCAAGATGCTGTCGCTGGTCGGCGACATCCGCACCGCCCTGAAGACCCGCATCGACAACCTCGACTGGATGGGCGCCGAGACCAAGGTCAAGGCCCAGGACAAGCTCAGCAAGTTCACCGTCAAGATCGGCTATCCCGACAAGTGGCGCGACTACTCCAAGCTGGAGATCAAGGAAGACGACGCCTACGGCAACATGATCCGCACCGGCGCGTGGGACTACCGCCACGACGTCGAGCGCCTGAACCAGCCGGTCGACAAGACCGAGTGGGGCATGACCCCGCAGACGGTCAACGCCTACTACAACTCGGTCAACAATGAGATCGTGTTCCCGGCCGCCATCCTGCAGGCGCCGTTCTTCCACCCGGACGCCGATCCGGCCATCAACTACGGCGGCATCGGCGGCGTGATCGGCCACGAGATCGGCCACGGCTTCGACGACCAGGGCCGCAAGTCCGACGGCGACGGCGTGCTGCGCGACTGGTGGACGGCGGAAGACGCCGCCAAGTTCAACGCCCAGGCCGACAAGCTGGGCGCCCAGTACTCGGCGTTCGAGCCCTTCCCGGGCGTGCACGTCAACGGCAAGCTGACCATGGGCGAGAACATCGGCGACATGGCCGGCCTGACCCTGGCGCTCGAGGCCTATCACGTCTCGCTGCACGGCCAGCCGGCCCCGGTGCTGGACGGCTTCACCGGCGACCAGCGCATCTATCTGGGCTGGGCCCAGGTGTGGCGCGGCAAGTCGCGCGAAGACGCCCTGAAGCAGCAGATCGCCAGCGATCCGCACTCGCCGGGCTACTATCGCGTCAACGGCACCATCCGGAACCAGCCCGGCTGGTACTCGGCCTTCGACGTCAAGCCGGGCGACAAGCTGTACGTCGCGCCGGAAGACCGCGTGAAGATCTGGTAGTCTCCAGAGCCTGACGCGTTGCGCTAGAGGGCCGGTGAGCGATCACCGGCCCTTTTCCGTTTCAGGCTCTTTAGAAGGGCGGCTTGGGGAAGGCCCGGCCGTCCGCCTGGGCGGCCGGCGCGCCCTTGACCGCATTGGCGTAGATCGCGTCTCCAGTCGGCGACAGGGCCAGGACGCGCGCGCCGATCAGGGACGCGGCCAGCACGCCGAGCGTCCACAGCCAGGCCGGATGCGGCCGCCCCCGGACCCGCCAATCGCGCGCCAGGCCGATCAGCGGGAAGATCACCGCCGCCCCGGCCGCGACCTCGAACGCGTAGGGCTTGAGGAACGGCAGCGGCAGGATGCGGCCAAGGCCCGGCCCCATCAGCATCGTGAACGCTCCGACCTGCAGGCGCATGTGCCAGTCGCGGTTGCGCCGCAGGGCGACGGCGGCGACGAACAGGCCGACCGCGCCCAGCAGGGTGGCCGGATTGGCGACCACGAAGTGCTGCGGCTGGAAGAAGAACGGCGTGCGGCCGGCGCGCACCGCCGCCAGGGTCACCAGCGGTCCCAGAACGATCAGCGCCAACATCCAGACCAGCGCCAGCCCGCCCAGCGTCCGGTGCAGGCGCAGAGCCCCGCCGCTCGCCAGCCAGGCCTGGGCGACGACGATCGCCACCCAGCCCATGAACGTCACCGCGTGCAGGTGCACGATCAACGGCGCGCCGAAGCTCGACCGCCCCATGGCCAGTTGCAGGACAAAGCCCGCGACCTCGACCACGGCCATGACCGTGATCAGGTTTCGAAGGAACGCCAGGTCGTTCGGCGGCGTCCGGATTTCGGTGGTGCTCATGCATGTCCCCCGCGCTGCGCGGCCCCCCTCGGGCCAATTCATCTGGCATATCATCGTTATGCCGACTCGGGGGTCATGATTTGGCGACATCGTCGAACACCGGTTGACGACTTCGATGACAAGTGTCAACGTCGACTCGTTGACAACTGTCATCGAGAGGATGCGGTATGAAGATCAGCGCGGCCGAGAGCGTGGTCATGGAGGCTCTGTGGCGGCGGGGAACGCTGACCTCCGAGGCGATCATGGCCGAGGTGTGCGAGCCCCAGGGCTGGACCGAGGGCACCGTGAAGGTGCTGATCAGCCGCCTCGTCAAGAAGAAGGCGCTGGCCGCCCGGGCCGAGGGGCGGCGTTATCACTACTCGCCCCTGCTGACCCGCGAGGCCTATGTCGGCGCCGAGAGCCAGGGCCTGCTGGATCGCCTGTTCGACGGGCGTCTGGCTCCGCTGGTCATGCATTTTTCCCAGAGCGACAAGCTTAGCGACCAAGACATCGCCGAGCTGAAGGCCCTGGTCGAAAGGATCGGCAAATGAGCGCCGGCGTCCTTTCCGAGATCATCGGCGCCAACCTCGCCCTGGCGACCGGCGTCGCGGGCGTGATGGTCCTGCGCGGACCGGTCCGTCGACGCCTGGGGGCGCTGGCCGCCTATCTGCTGTGGCTGACGCCGCCGCTCTGCGCCCTGGCGGCGCTGTCGCCCGCGCCGATCAAGGCCGCGCCCCTGGCCCCGATCGTCGTGTCGACCAGTCAGGCAATCCGCGACGCTGTCCCCGCGGCCTTGGCGAGCCAGGCCGCGACCACCCTGACCTTGCTGACGTGGGCGCTCGGCGCGATCGCCATGGCGACCGCCTTCGCGATCCGCCAGGTCCGGTTCACGCGCTCGATGGGGCCGCTGACGCCGCACGCCCAGGATCCCAGCCTGCTGCAGGGCCGCCATGTCGGGTCCGGCCCCATGGTGCTGGCCAGTCCCTGGCCGCGCATTGTCGTCCCGGCGGACTTCGACGTCCGCTTCAAGGGCGAGGCGCGCGACCTGGTCCTGGCGCATGAGCGCGTCCACCTCGAACGCGGCGACGCCCTGATCAACGCCCTGGTCGCGGCGGCGCAATGCCTGGCCTGGTTCAACCCGCTGGTCCACCTGGGCGCCCATCGCCTGCGCCTGGATCAGGAGATGGCTTGCGACGAGGCCGTGCTCGCCCGCCGCCCGCAAGCCCGCCGGCTGTACGCGGAAACCCTGCTCGACACGCTTCTTGTTCCCCGCGTCGTTCCGTTCGGCTGCCATTGGCCGGCCGGTGGCGCTCATCCCCTGAAGGAGAGACTGGTCATGCTGAACATCCCCGCCAGAAGCCCCGCGCGGAAGGCCGCCGGCCTCGCCCTGGCCGCGCTCGTCGGCCTCGCCGGCGCCGGCGCGGTCTGGGCCGCGGAAGCGCGCCCGGCGCACGCGATCGTCAAGCCCGACTGGGCGGCCAAGCCCACCGCCGACGACCTGGCGCGGTTCTACCCGGCCGGCGCCGTCGCGGCGAACGCCGGCGGCCGAGCCACCATCGACTGCCGAGTCACCGTCGAAGGCCGGCTGACCAAGTGCAAGGTCCTGCAGGAGAGCCCCGGCGATCTCGGCTTCGGGGCGGCCGCCCTGCAACTGGCCGAAACCTTCCAGATGCGGCCCAAGACCCTGGACGGGAAGCCTGTCGCGGGCGGCCAAGTCACGATCCCGATCGTCTTCGCGCCGAAGACCTGACGGTCGATGGACCGACTAACGCCAAGGCCGCCGGGACGCCGGCGGCCCTTTTCGTTCTTATCCGGCGATCATGCCGACCTTGAGATCGGTGGCGGTGTAGACGCATTCGCCATCCGCCAGGAGGCGACCATTGGCCAGGCCCAGGGCCAGCTTGCCGCGTCGGACCTGCCGCAGGCTGATCTCGTAGCGCACCACCTTGACCTCGGGCGTGACGTGGCCGCGAAACTTCACCTCGCCCACGCCGATGGCGCGGCCCTTGCCGGGGGATCCGGACCAGCCCAGCCAGTAGCCGATCACCTGCCACATCGCGTCCAGCCCCAGACACCCCGGCATCACCGGGTCGCCGATGAAGTGGCAGCCGAAGAACCAGAGATCCGGCGTGATATCCAGCTCGGCGGCGACGAAACCCTTGCCGAACTCGCCGCCGTCCAGGCTGATCTGCGTGATCCGGTCCATCATCAGCATCGGCGGCGCCGGCAATTGCGCATTGCCTGGCCCGAAATAGCCGCCCAGGCCTGATTTCAGCAGATCCGCCTTGTCATAGAGATCCTTTGGCGCGTGAAAGTCGTGCGGGTTCGCCAAGACAGTCTCCCCCCGTGTACATTTTCGACGCCTAGCTGCCGATACGCTCGGCGGCCCGTCAAGGTTGAGACGTCATGGCCGCAGACTAAACCTTGCCGCGCACGCGCCGCGCGGTAAAAGACCGGCTCACAGTCGAGGCCCCATGCCCCAGCACGGCCAACAGATCGGACAGACGCCGGACTGGCTTCCGCACGAGCGGCCCTTCCTGCCCGGCTCGCCGTCGACGCCGCATTTCCCGACGCGCTTCCGGATCATCCACGGACTGATCAGCCTGTTGATCGGGGTGACCGGCTCGCTGGGCCAGGCGCTGGTCCAGGTCAACCTGCCCGCCATCCAGGGCTCGCTGGGCCTGACCCCGACCCAGGGCGCGTGGCTGACCACCGTCTACATCATGACCAACATCTCGATGAACCTCTTGCTGGTGAAGTACCGCCAGCAGTTCGGCATCCGCCGGTTCGCCCTGGTGTTTCTCAGCCTCTACACGGTGGCGGCCTTCGCCCACCTGGCGCTCGACAACTTCGCCATGGCCCTGATCCTGCGGGCGATCAGCGGCGTCGGCGCGGCGGCCCTGACGGCCCTGGCCATGTTCTACATGCTGCAGGCCTTTCCCGCCTCGTTCCGGATCGGCGCCCTGGTGCTGGGCGTCGGAGTCTCGCAGCTGGGCTCCCCCCTCGCGCGCGTGATCTCGACCAGCCTGCTGGACGCGGCCTACTGGCACGGCCTCTATGCGCTGGAGGCCAGCCTGGCGGCCCTGTGCCTGGCCGCCGTCTGGCTGTTCCGTCTGCCGATCGGCGTCCGCATCCATGTGTTCGAGGGCGTCGACGCCCTCAGCTTCGCCCTGCTGGGCGGCGGCATGGGCCTGATCGTCGCCGTGCTGGGCCTGGGGCGCATCGTCTGGTGGTTCGAGGCGCCGTGGATCGGCTGGTGTCTGATCGCCGCCGTCCTGCTGCTGGTCGCGGGCGGCGCGCTCGAGCATCGCCGCGCGCACCCGCTGATCGACACCCGCTGGGTCGCCACCGGAGTGTTCCTGCGCTTCTGCCTGAACGTCGCCCTGGTGCGGGTCATCCTGTCGGAGCAGACCGTCGGGGCGGCGGGCCTGATGCAGGCTCTCGGCTTCGCGGCCGAGCAGCAGCGCCTGCTGTACGCCATCGTCCTGGCCGCCACCGCCGCCGGCCTGGTGGTCAGCGCCGCGACCCTGACCCAGAAGACCCTGCCGGCGCAGTTCCTGGGCTCGATCCTGCTGATCGCCATCGCCGCCTTCCTGGACGCGCGATCGACGCCCCAGACGGGACCGGCCGAGCTCTATTTCAGCCAGGCCCTGCTGGCCTTCGCCGCGACCATGTTCCTGGGCCCGTCGTTCATGTTCGGCATCGGCCAGTTGCTGACCCGAGGCCTAGGCTCGATCATCACCTTCTCGGTGATGTTCGGCGTGGCGCAGAACCTAGGCGGTCTGTTCGGCGCGGCCATGCTGGGCACCCTGCAGACCGTGCGGACCCAGCAGCACGCCGTGGGCCTGGCCGAGCGCCTGACCGGCGCGGATCCCGCCGTCGCGGCGACGCTGCAGGCCTATGGCGGCGTCTACGCCTCGACCCAGACCGACCCGGCGCTGCGCGCCGCCGACGCCAGCGTGCTGCTGACCCAGCAGGTGCAGCAGCAGGCCAGCATCCTGGCCTTCAACGACGTCTTCCTGGTGATCGGCGTCGCGGCCCTGCTCCAGTTTCTCTACGCCGGCTTCCTGTTCGCGCGTTTGGCCTTGCGCATGAAGGCTCAGGCCGGCGCCGCGCCCGCCGCGCCAGCTTCCACCATTCCAGCCCGAGAGACCGCATGACCGACGCGACCTCCCCGCCGCCCGGCCCCGCGCCCCAGCCCGAAGACCGCGCCGCATCGGCCGCGGCCCCGCCGGCCCGGCCCAAGCCGCCGAGCGCCTATGCGATCCTGATCACCGCGGCCGTCACCCTGACCGTGATCCTGCTGATCCTGTTCCTGTGGAAGCTTCCGCCGTTCGGGGGCTCGGTGGAGCGGACCGACAACGCCTATGTCCGCGGCCAGGTCACCGTCGTGGCGCCGCAACTGAGCGGCTATGTCGTCAAGGTCATGGCCCAGGACTTCCAGACCGTGCGCAAGGGCCAGCCGCTGTTCGAGATCGACCAGCGCATCTACGCCCAGCGCGTCGACCAGGCCCGCGCCACCCTGGCCGCGCGAGAGGCGGACCTCGCCAACTCGACCCAGGCCCAGGCCTCGCGCGAGGCCGCTCTCAAGAGCCGCGAGGCCGACATCGGCTCGGCCCAGGCCCAGGTCGAGCGGGCCCGCGCCGACATGGCCCGCGTCGCCGACCTCGCCACCGACGGCTCGGTGTCCTTGCGGGAACGCGACCAGGCCCGCGCCGCGCTGCGCGCCGCCGAGGCGACGCTGGCCTCCGCCAAGGCCGGCCGCGAGATCGCCCGCCAGGACATCCGTTCGGTCGGCGTGTCGCGCGAAGGCCTGCAAGCCGCCGTCGCCGCCGCCAAGGCCGCCCTGCGCCTGGCCGAGATCGACCTTTCCAACACCATCGTCGCCGCCCCCGCCGACGGCCAGCTGGGTCAGGTCGGCGTGCGCCAGGGCCAGTGGGTGACCGCCGGCAGCCAGCTGGTTTCGCTGGTCCCGCCGCAGCGTTGGGTGATCGCCAACTTCAAGGAGCGCCAGGCCGGCCGGATGAGTCCGGGCCAGACGGCCAGCGTCACCGTCGACGCCCTGGGCGACCAGCGCTTCACGGGGCGCGTCGAGCAGGTCTCGCCCGCCACCGGCTCGGAATTCAGCATCCTGCCGCCGCAGAACGCCACGGGCAATTTCACCAAGATCGCCCAGCGCCTGCCGGTGCGCATTGTGCTCGACGCCGGGCAGAAGGACCTGGCCCGCCTGCGTCCGGGCATGTCGGTGCAGGCCGAGGTCGACACCGCCGGCAAGGGCCGCCGCTGATGCGCCGCGCCCTGATCGGCCTGGTCAGCCTTGGCGCGCTGGCCGCCTGCGCGACGCCGGGGCCCAAGACCGCCCCGCCGCCCTCGGCCGCCGTCGCGCCGCCGGCGACCTGGCGCGCCGATGCGCCGTCGTCCCAGGACGCGGCCGCCGCCGAGTGGTGGAAGGCGTTCGGCGATCCGCGCCTGTCGGACCTGGTCGCCGCCGCCCTGGCCTACAACGCCGACCTCGGCGCGGCCGAGGCGCGGGTGCGCGAAGCCGAGGCGCAGAGCCTGTTGGCCAGCGCCACCCTCCTGCCCTCGGTCAACCTCTCGGCGGGGGTGGTGAAGCAACATACGATCAACGCGTTCGGTCGACCCAGCACGACCCTGACGACCCAACCCCAGGTTCAGGTCGCCTACGAGGTCGATCTCTGGGGCCGGGTGCGGGCGGCCGACGCCGCCGCGCGCGCCAGCCTGCAGGCCAGCCGCGACGCCCGCGACGCGGCGCGTTTGTCGGTCTCCGCCGCCGTCGCGCGATCCTATGTGGCGCTGCTGTCGCTGGACGCCCAGCTGACCACCGCCCGCGCCACCCTGGCCTCGCGCCAAGAGTCCGCCGTCCGGGCTCGCCGTCGCGCCCAGGGGGGCGTGACCTCCGATCTGGAGCTCCGCCAGGCCGAAGCCGAGCTGGAGGCCGCCGCCCAACGGGTACCAGCCCTGGAGCTGGCGATCCGCCGCCAGGAGGGAGCCCTGGCCCTGCTGGTCGGCCAGACCGCGCAGCCGATCGCACGCGGGACGCTGGCCGCCCTCGTCATCCCGCAGCCGGGCGCGCCCCTGCCGTCGACGCTGCTGAACCGGCGCCCCGACATCGCCCAGGCCGAGGCGACCCTGGCCGCCTCCGACGCCAGCCTGGCGGCCGCCCGCGCGGCCTTCCTACCCCAGGTCCGCCTGTCGGCGGCAGGCGGCGGACTTTCCGTCCAGCACGTGGATTCCATCACCGCCTGGAGCCTCGGCGCCAGCGCGCTCGCCCCGATCTTCGACGGCGGCCGCCTGCGCGCGCAGTCCGACGCCGCCGCGGCCCGCCGCGACCAGGCCGCCTTCGCCTATCGCAAGGCCGTGCTGACCGCGTTCAGCGAGGTCGAGAGCGCGCTTGAGGGCACCGGCCGCCTGGCCGAGCAGGAAGCCGCCGCCGTGCGCCAGCGCGCCGCCGCCGCCTCGGCCCTGAACCACGCGCGCAAGCGTTATCAGGCGGGCTATGTCGCTTATCTGGAGGAGTTGGACGCCCAGCGCGGCCTGCTGGCCACGGACCTGGCGCTGTCACAGGTTCGCGAGGCCCGGCTGCAGAACGCCGTGGCGCTGTACCAGGCCCTGGGCGGCGGGTGGACGGAGACGAAACCCGCCCAACACTAGGTCTTGGCGTTAGGCCGCCATGGGCGGCGTGCCGCCGCCCAGCGGAATGGCCTCGTATTCCTTGAGAAGCTGCTCGAGCGTCTCGCGCAGTTCCGGATCGCATTCGCGTTTCAGCTTCGCCCGGAACAGCTCGATATTCTTGCGGCGAATGAACTCGTCCATGGCCATCCTCCCAGAGCCGTCCCCAAGCCCGGGCAGAATGACCCCAGATTCCGGGACGCGCGCTGCGGCCCGACGCCGCAGGCCGGGGCGACATCATCATAGATCAGGTCGGAACACCGCCCTCCGGCGGCCAATCTGACCCAAGAGTGCGCGGAAGATGTCACAGCCGGCGCAAATATGACGGTTTGGCGGCGAAAATATTGCGGTTACTTCTTGAAAGAGCTTCGTTAGGCCAACGCGAAACGTCGCGTGCGAGTTGAGTCGCCTGCGCGCGCAGCACCGCAAGCTTCACTATTGAGGGGCCAGTTCATTTCATGCTGAACCAACGAGGACGTCTTCTAGCCTCCACGATCATCGCCGGCTTGGCGACTAGCGCCGCCTTGCCGGCGCTGGCCCAGACGGCGGCGCCCGCGGGCGCTTCTGCGCAGGACAGCGCGGAGGTCGAGGCCGTGGTGGTGACCGGCTCGCGCATCAAGCGCTCGGCCTTCAACAGCCCGGACCCCATCCAGGTCATTTCCGCCGAGCAAGGTCAGCTGCGCGGCATCGCCTCGGCGACCGGCCTGCTGCAGTCCTCGACGATCGCGTCGGGTTCGCCGCAGGTTACTTCGGACATCTCCAGCGCCTTCGTCACCGACGGCGGTCCCGGTTCGGAGACCGTGTCGCTGCGCGGCCTGGGCCCCAACCGCACCCTCGTCCTGCTGAACGGCCGACGCGCCGGCCCCGCCGGCACGCGCGGCGGCGTCTCGGCCTTCGACCTGAACGTCCTGCCGCTGTCGGTGATCGACCACGTCGACATCCTGAAGGACGGCGCCTCGTCGATCTATGGTTCGGACGCCGTGGCGGGCGTGGTGAACATCATCACCAAGCGCAACACCGACGGCATCGACGCCTCGATGTTCTACAGCCAGCCGCAGAAGCACGGCGGCGAGCAGTATTCGGCCAGCGCCAGCTTCGCCAAGACGTTCGACCGCGGCTTCTTCAGCCTGTCGTACGAGTACTTCAAGAAGGCCGAGCAGACGCGCGGCCAGCGCAGCTACACCAACTGCGGCCGTCAGTACATCACCGACTCTAACGGCAAGCGGAAGGACACGATCGATCCGCGCACCGGCCAGATCCAGTGCCAGGACCTGCTGTACGATCAGATCTGGCTGTACGACGCCAGCTTCTCGGGCCTGGCCGGCAAGCTGCAGTACGACTACACCGGCAAGATCGGCGGCCTGATCCCTCGCGCCCCGGCGGGCGGCGGCTATCCGGGCGCGCCGGCGGGCTTCTACGTGGTCGGCTACAGCGACGACCCGTCCGCGCCGGACCGCGGCGTGCTGGACTATAACAGCCCCTTCAACCTGGCGACGTCGCTGAGCCCGCGCACCGAGCGCAACACGGTGTTCGCCCAGGGCGCCTTCAAGATCAACGACAGCATCGAGGCCTATGGCGAGGCGCTGCTGAACCGCCGCGCCACCAAGACCAATGGCTATCGTCAGTTCTGGAGCTATTTCTACACCGAGACCGGCGGCCCCAACACCGGCGCCGATCCGTTCAGCGTGGGCTTCAGCGGCGACTACATCCTGTCGCCGACCCCGGTCACCAACCACGCCCGCGACGGCCAGCGCGTCGACTACCAGCGCTATGTCGGCGGCCTGCGCGGCGACTTCGGGTCCATCGACTTCCTGAAGGGCTGGGACTGGGACATCTTCACCCAGTACAGCCACAGCAAGGGCCTCTATTCGCAGGACGTGATCCTGAACGACGCCGTCCAGAGCAACGCCTTCCGCACCGGTTCGTGCGTTGGCACGGTGACGCCGATCAGCAAGAGGCAGTGCGTCGACGTCGCCTGGGTGTCGCCTGACTTCCTGGCCGGCAAGTACACGCCCGAGGAAGAGGCGTTCCTGTTCGACACCGAAACCGGCAAGACCGTCTACAAGCAGCTGGTCTTCGAAGGCTCGGTGTCGGGCAACCTGTTCAAGCTGCCCGCCGGCGACGTGGGCATGGCCTTGGGCTTCCACTATCGCAAGGACTCGATCAACGACACGCCCGGCCCGATCACCCTGGCCGGCAACATCTGGAACTCGTCGGTCGCCGGCGTCACCAAGGGCGACGACCTGGCGCGCGAAGTGTACGGCGAACTCAGCATCCCGATCTTCCGCGACATGTTCCTGGCCAAGAACGTCGAGCTGTCGCTGTCGGGCCGTCACACCAAGGTCAATTCCTACGGCGAGGACGACACCTACAAGATCGGCCTGAACTGGCAGATCGTCCCGTCGCTGCGCCTGCGCGCCACCCGGGGCACCTCGTTCCGCGCTCCTGCGCTGTTCGAGCTGTACAAGAACGCCCAGACGGCGTTCGTGAACCAGCGCTCGGTCGATCCGTGCATCCGCTGGGGTCAGAACCTGGCCCAGGGGAACATCACCCAGCGCGTCGCCGACAACTGCCGAGCGTCGGGCGTTCCGGACACCTATACGGGCGCCGGCGCCAGCGTCACCGTCGTCTCGTCGGGCGGCAAGGGCCTGCTCGAAGCCGAGACGTCGCTGGCCAAGACCTATGGCGTCATCTGGACACCGAAGTTCGCGGACCTGCAGCTGGCCGTCGACTATTTCGACATCAACGTGAAGAACGAGGTGACCCAGCTCGGCGCGGCGACCATCGTGGGCCAGTGCCTGAAGTCGCTGAACTTCCCGAACGACAAGCTGTGCAGCCTGTTCACCCGGAACCCGGGTTCGCACCTGATCACCAACATCACCAACAACTACATCAATATCGCCCAGCAGATTAACCGCGGCATCGACCTGACGGTCCGCTACGGCCAAGACCTGCCCTGGGACGTGAAGATGGTGACCGAGCTGCAGTCGACCTGGCAGTTGAAGGACACCGAGGCCAAGTTCGCCGACACGATCATCGATCAGAACGGCTTCGTCGGCGACCCCGACTGGACCGGCCAGCTGAACATCAGCTTCCAGAAGGGCGACTGGACCGGCTTCTGGGGCATCGACATGATCGGCAAGGCCTCGGACGCCGAGACCGAGCGCGACCGCAACGTCGCCGGCACCACCTTCTACAAGATCCACACCGAGTTCACGGCCTATCACAACGTGTCGCTGCGGCGGGACCTTGAGGACTGGTCGATCACGGGCGGCGTCTCGAACCTGTTCGACGAACACCCTCCGGCGCTCACGCTCAGCCAGGGCAAGTACGAAACGGTGGGGACCTCGGTGCAGTCCTCGCAGTACGACTACCTGGGCCGTCGCGTCTTCGTGAACATCAAGGCGCACTTCTAAGCGCCACACGATCCTCTAAGATCACGGCGGCGGAGCGATCCGCCGCCGTTTTTCTGTCCGGCTCCTTCAGTCCCGAGGCTCTCTCAGCG
Coding sequences within:
- a CDS encoding M13 family metallopeptidase, yielding MKRVLFGAAAIAALSLSAFGAQAHEQHACIDDACVMQSILPFAPNGAAEGAAAGDATSLESPRYGTWGFDISGMDTTAKPGDDFYKFANGTWDAKTVIPSDRTRYGNFDKLAELSELRTRAIIESAAADKAATGEKAKIGAAYRAFMDEATIEKLDSKPIQPWLDGVKKVKTKDEFTALMGKSSTTPYADLISLGISVDAKNPQRYAVYAGTGGTSLPDRDYYLDAKFADKKAAYLVYVEKMLTLAGWPKPAENAKAVVDFETKLAEASWTRVERRNRDKTYNPATLAELQAMTPGYDWNRYLVGTELPKLDRVIVTTNTSFPKYAKIYAETPLETLKAWQAFKVTDGAAPMLSKRFADAQFEFRNKTLAGQPEQRPRWKRAVAQVNGMLGEAVGKEYVAAYFPPESKAKMLSLVGDIRTALKTRIDNLDWMGAETKVKAQDKLSKFTVKIGYPDKWRDYSKLEIKEDDAYGNMIRTGAWDYRHDVERLNQPVDKTEWGMTPQTVNAYYNSVNNEIVFPAAILQAPFFHPDADPAINYGGIGGVIGHEIGHGFDDQGRKSDGDGVLRDWWTAEDAAKFNAQADKLGAQYSAFEPFPGVHVNGKLTMGENIGDMAGLTLALEAYHVSLHGQPAPVLDGFTGDQRIYLGWAQVWRGKSREDALKQQIASDPHSPGYYRVNGTIRNQPGWYSAFDVKPGDKLYVAPEDRVKIW
- a CDS encoding efflux transporter outer membrane subunit, translated to MRRALIGLVSLGALAACATPGPKTAPPPSAAVAPPATWRADAPSSQDAAAAEWWKAFGDPRLSDLVAAALAYNADLGAAEARVREAEAQSLLASATLLPSVNLSAGVVKQHTINAFGRPSTTLTTQPQVQVAYEVDLWGRVRAADAAARASLQASRDARDAARLSVSAAVARSYVALLSLDAQLTTARATLASRQESAVRARRRAQGGVTSDLELRQAEAELEAAAQRVPALELAIRRQEGALALLVGQTAQPIARGTLAALVIPQPGAPLPSTLLNRRPDIAQAEATLAASDASLAAARAAFLPQVRLSAAGGGLSVQHVDSITAWSLGASALAPIFDGGRLRAQSDAAAARRDQAAFAYRKAVLTAFSEVESALEGTGRLAEQEAAAVRQRAAAASALNHARKRYQAGYVAYLEELDAQRGLLATDLALSQVREARLQNAVALYQALGGGWTETKPAQH
- a CDS encoding MFS transporter codes for the protein MPQHGQQIGQTPDWLPHERPFLPGSPSTPHFPTRFRIIHGLISLLIGVTGSLGQALVQVNLPAIQGSLGLTPTQGAWLTTVYIMTNISMNLLLVKYRQQFGIRRFALVFLSLYTVAAFAHLALDNFAMALILRAISGVGAAALTALAMFYMLQAFPASFRIGALVLGVGVSQLGSPLARVISTSLLDAAYWHGLYALEASLAALCLAAVWLFRLPIGVRIHVFEGVDALSFALLGGGMGLIVAVLGLGRIVWWFEAPWIGWCLIAAVLLLVAGGALEHRRAHPLIDTRWVATGVFLRFCLNVALVRVILSEQTVGAAGLMQALGFAAEQQRLLYAIVLAATAAGLVVSAATLTQKTLPAQFLGSILLIAIAAFLDARSTPQTGPAELYFSQALLAFAATMFLGPSFMFGIGQLLTRGLGSIITFSVMFGVAQNLGGLFGAAMLGTLQTVRTQQHAVGLAERLTGADPAVAATLQAYGGVYASTQTDPALRAADASVLLTQQVQQQASILAFNDVFLVIGVAALLQFLYAGFLFARLALRMKAQAGAAPAAPASTIPARETA
- a CDS encoding TonB family protein, producing the protein MSAGVLSEIIGANLALATGVAGVMVLRGPVRRRLGALAAYLLWLTPPLCALAALSPAPIKAAPLAPIVVSTSQAIRDAVPAALASQAATTLTLLTWALGAIAMATAFAIRQVRFTRSMGPLTPHAQDPSLLQGRHVGSGPMVLASPWPRIVVPADFDVRFKGEARDLVLAHERVHLERGDALINALVAAAQCLAWFNPLVHLGAHRLRLDQEMACDEAVLARRPQARRLYAETLLDTLLVPRVVPFGCHWPAGGAHPLKERLVMLNIPARSPARKAAGLALAALVGLAGAGAVWAAEARPAHAIVKPDWAAKPTADDLARFYPAGAVAANAGGRATIDCRVTVEGRLTKCKVLQESPGDLGFGAAALQLAETFQMRPKTLDGKPVAGGQVTIPIVFAPKT
- a CDS encoding HlyD family secretion protein, whose protein sequence is MTDATSPPPGPAPQPEDRAASAAAPPARPKPPSAYAILITAAVTLTVILLILFLWKLPPFGGSVERTDNAYVRGQVTVVAPQLSGYVVKVMAQDFQTVRKGQPLFEIDQRIYAQRVDQARATLAAREADLANSTQAQASREAALKSREADIGSAQAQVERARADMARVADLATDGSVSLRERDQARAALRAAEATLASAKAGREIARQDIRSVGVSREGLQAAVAAAKAALRLAEIDLSNTIVAAPADGQLGQVGVRQGQWVTAGSQLVSLVPPQRWVIANFKERQAGRMSPGQTASVTVDALGDQRFTGRVEQVSPATGSEFSILPPQNATGNFTKIAQRLPVRIVLDAGQKDLARLRPGMSVQAEVDTAGKGRR
- a CDS encoding BlaI/MecI/CopY family transcriptional regulator, which translates into the protein MKISAAESVVMEALWRRGTLTSEAIMAEVCEPQGWTEGTVKVLISRLVKKKALAARAEGRRYHYSPLLTREAYVGAESQGLLDRLFDGRLAPLVMHFSQSDKLSDQDIAELKALVERIGK
- the fabA gene encoding bifunctional 3-hydroxydecanoyl-ACP dehydratase/trans-2-decenoyl-ACP isomerase, with the translated sequence MANPHDFHAPKDLYDKADLLKSGLGGYFGPGNAQLPAPPMLMMDRITQISLDGGEFGKGFVAAELDITPDLWFFGCHFIGDPVMPGCLGLDAMWQVIGYWLGWSGSPGKGRAIGVGEVKFRGHVTPEVKVVRYEISLRQVRRGKLALGLANGRLLADGECVYTATDLKVGMIAG